Genomic segment of Candidatus Binatia bacterium:
TTGTCGAAGCACCAGCGGGCCATTCTCCGACAGGCTCTTAGAGAGCGGCCCGGATGCCGTGGCTGGCAAACTCGGCCACCAGTTCTTCGTACAAACCGTCGGGCGGAGGCGACACGCCCAGCGGAGCCCGCGCGCCATCGAGGCGGGGCAGCTTCGCTTCCCACAGGTGGTTGTAACGCAACAGCGTCAGCTCCCGCACGCCGAGCCGCCGTAAGAGCGCCGCGGCCGCCGCAATGTCCGCCGCGGCGGTGTTGTACCCCGGCACTACCGGCATGCGGACAGTCACCGGTACCGGGCCCCGCAGAATCTGTTCGAGATTGCCGATTATCGGGGCATTGTCGCGGGTCGTGAAACGGCGATGCGCTTCGGCGTCAACAACCTTCAAATCGAACAGCACGGCATCGAGGAAAGGCAGAAGGTCGTCCAGCAGCCGGGGCGGGTAACACCCGGCTGTCTCGATAACGATGTGCAGTCCGGCGGCGCGTGCCGCCGGCAAGAACTCGCGCAGAAACGGCGCGTGCAACACCGGCTCGCCTCCGGACAACGTCACGCCGCCCCCCGACGCTTCGTAGAAGGGGCGATCCCGCAGGACCGCTTCGAGTAATGCCGCCACCGTGATTTCACTCCCAACGATCCGCAGGGCATCCGCCGGACAGGCGGGCACGCAA
This window contains:
- a CDS encoding glycyl-radical enzyme activating protein, whose product is MNLLQRPAGSPASCADDSAAPGGSPAAPVATVFDIQRFSIHDGPGIRTVIFFKGCSLACSWCQNPEAIRPRPEMAYYEDRCIPGCSACRDACPEHALGAERKGRLDFSRCTVCGLCVPACPADALRIVGSEITVAALLEAVLRDRPFYEASGGGVTLSGGEPVLHAPFLREFLPAARAAGLHIVIETAGCYPPRLLDDLLPFLDAVLFDLKVVDAEAHRRFTTRDNAPIIGNLEQILRGPVPVTVRMPVVPGYNTAAADIAAAAALLRRLGVRELTLLRYNHLWEAKLPRLDGARAPLGVSPPPDGLYEELVAEFASHGIRAAL